The Archocentrus centrarchus isolate MPI-CPG fArcCen1 chromosome 24, fArcCen1, whole genome shotgun sequence DNA segment TGCTGTTTTTCCAGTGTTACCAACCACTCAGAGCTCTTTGAGCTATGAGCCATATTTACCAACTATATATCCATACAGTGCTTTATTCTCTATACTTCATCTACCTTGCAAACATGGACGGTTAAGATTCACCCATTAATCTAACATGCACATCTTTGGGAGGATGCTGGAGTACCcgcacagacacagggagaacatgcaaccaTTCTTTAcgctaaataaataatgtcCAGGGTGGAAAACAGTGGCACACAGGGTGAGTAGGAGGTTGATACCAACCATTAATGGAAACAGAAAAAGTGCATGTATGGGGTGGTtcatgatgaagaagaagagcaagaaaCTCGAGCAACTCAGGGGGTGTAATAACTGCTGAGTTTTTCAGGTTCTATGTGAAatccaaaaacactgattttgtGGCGTGTTGAGAGGTTTTGTTAACGTAGCTTGAAAACACAGTGAGTTTTGCgtgtcaaaaaaaaattgcccCAGGAGCTGtgaaaaactgtaatatttGTTCCACATATCCTCCCGCCCGCGGTCcttcttttgttttgccttttttacACGTCTCACTTCTCTTGTAAGAGTAACACTGGTGTGACTTGCCTTGCGGATAAGTCTTGCTGTGGGAGCCTCAAGCTGACCCACACGCAGCTTGTGCCAGTTCATGCTGCTGAACCACCTgaaggtacaaaaaaaaaaaaaaggtgggagATTATGCTATTATTATGCTGTTATTCTTGTAATAAGGTTAAAAAGGCTCAATCAGCAATCTAGGAACATAATACACTCAAAACTTATAGGTGaacaaaaatgcttttattaaatTCACCAGCTTTCAAAGATTATTCATGTTTATCACTGCATGGTAGTAAATGTATGAAATTACACCGTATAGGCAGTAGGGGATGACCAAAACAGGAGTGTGTTGCCATGTTACCTGTGATGCCGGACTTCTTTGATCCCGTTTTTGGTGTTTCCTAACCTCTGACCGGGCCGAGGTCTGCAAACATGACAAAAGAAGACAGACAGAAGagtcaaaaaatgttttgttttttacaagcGTTCACTTTTCGATACATAAATGCAGATGCATCTTATAATGGAATGCTTTGCTTTGCAggcatttttgacatttttcataattCAGTGCTGTGCTCTGAGACACTGACATTTTCAAACAGCTACACAGACTCACCcaccagtttgtttgtttgttttttaggtacacctgttcaacaatGCAGTTCTAATCTGCCCATCATATGGCAGCAGCCcactgcatttaggcatgtacacatggtcaagatgaccttctgaagttcaaactgagcatgagaatggggaagaaaggtgatttaagtgacgtTAAATGttgcgtggttgttggtgccagatgggctggtcttcGTAAATTGCTGGtgtactgggattttcccacacatccatctctagagtttacagagaatgtccaaaaaagagaaagttaTCCAGTGAGCgtcagttctctgggagaaaatgccctgttgatgccagaggtcaggggagaatggccagactacttCAAGCTCATAGGAAGGAAACAGTAACTtgaataaccactcattacaaccaaggtatgcagaagagcatctcaatGTACAAgacgttgaaccttgaagcagatgagctacagcagtaGAAGACCTCAGGAAAATGAGGCATGGGTCCTGCCTTgtgtcaacagttcaggctggtggtggtgcagtggtgggCGAGGTGGGACAGGGCGGGGCACAGTGGGGGGTATTTTCTTTGGGCCTCTTAGTattaatttgtcatttaaacaccctacctgagtattgctgctgaccatgtccacgcCTGTATGACCACagcgtacccatcttctgatggctgccacGTCACCAAGCTCAAATCTGTACTTAAATGGCCTTCACAGCCACCAGATCTCACTCCAATTGAGCACCTTTGGGGTGTGGTGGAATAGGAGCTTTACATTATAGATGTGCAGCTGCCTAATCTGCAGCAAGTCTGTGAAACCTATCATACcaatatggagcaaaatctctgaggactgtttccagcagcttgttgaatctattccacaaaaaaattaaggcagttctgaaggaaaaagggagtCCAATCCAATACTCACCGTGCTCTCAGTAGTCTCAAATGTTCTTACCTGCACAGTTTACTGATGATGGACTTTGCTGCTTCACTCAGGTAAGGTGGATACTTGAGGACTCCGTCCAGAATTTTGGCATAAATCTTCTGAGGCTCTGAGCTTGAAAAAGGAGGGCTGAGCATttgaaaataggaaaaaaagttgtgttaatgaatcttttttttaaattaaatgatatTAAAATACACTCAAAAGTCAACCAGTCACTTGTTGTTCAGAAACCTGAATCTGCAAAAGCCCAAGATGCTGAGCTCTGCAAATGCCAGCCATACAgtgctgctgccatctgctggtcaACATTACGGCTATTTTTTATGTCTGTCATAAAAGAACGATATGAACCATACaattattagtattagtattacCTTCCCACCAGTAGTTCAAAGATCAGGATGCCAAGAGACCAAAAGTCAACTGCAAAGTCATGTCCCTGGTTCTTGATGATTTCTGGAGCCATGTACTCAGGAGTGCCAACAAAGGAGTAGGTTTTCTCACCACGCACCAGCTCCTTTGCAAAACCAAAGTCAacctgcacacagacagacacccacacacaacTGACATGTAAGTTATACACACCCCCTGATGACAAAGTCTTCATTAACTGAAACTCATATAAAAACAAGTTTGTGTGCTACATTACGGACTTCTTTGTgacttttgtatttttacagttGAAGACCCACCAGTTTGACGTAGCCCTTCACATCCAGCATCAGGTTCTCAGGCTTTAGGTCTCTGTACATGATGTTCTTCTTGTGAAGGTAGGTATAGGCCTCCACCACGCAGGCAGTGCAGAACACAGCGACAGGCTCATCAAACCGTCCTCTAACATTCATAAAGATACAACAGGTTGGACAACTGCTGCTctcaaaatacacacatttatgtattttaacttGTGAAGGTTCATCAATAGTAGCAGAATATGTTTTACAATCAATAACTGTGTGACAGATTCCAGCAAAACCCATCTAAGCATAGTGTCATGTTACTGAGACTTTTCTTCTTACACTTCTTTGAGTTTGGTCCAGATTTCCCCGCCACCGCAGAACTCCATGACCATATAGATGTATCGTGTGTCTTTGAAAGCTGCATGAAGTCTAGAAACAGTGAGAGTGGGACACATTTTCAAGTTCTCTGTGTTCATCTGATGTCTTTAAAAGACTGAGGTCCGTGTATCTTTGATAGCAGATACCTGACAATGAATTCACACTGCACAGCTTTAAGGATCTTCTTCTCAAACAGCATGTGCTCTTCCTGTCTCTTGGCAACAATGTGCTTCTTGCTGACTCGCTTCACGGCATAATATTTCCCATGAGTGTGTGGTCATCTTAGAATAGCAAAAACAGTCATCAGTGGGAAACTCCTCGTGTTAAATGTTTCTACAACCCCGGCTCCAAAAAAGTCAGGACACTGTGTGAAATGTGTGTGGGACTATGCCAACTTTTTAAAGATgcactgctgccatcaaatttgaaaagagtgattttttttctcaaaatcgTACATTtctcactttaaacatttgatgtttttttttatgttccattgtgaataaaatatgggttctggattctgtttttatttacattttacacagcgcCCCAGCTTTTTTGCAATTTTGGTTGTAGATTTACTGTTCACAGAGCTTTGCTGGCTAATTTAAACCACTATGAGCCAAGTAACCACGACTCAGTGCTCCATTTGAGGGGCTAgatgacccccccacccccaccccaccccactcaCTCTGATGCAACAGCAACTAAAATGAAGGGTTAGGGCTAAGCACAAGTTAGGTGAATAACAAATTATAATTTTTCTGACTGTGGCAGTAATTACCTTTAATGGTTCACAGACTACCAGATACATCGCATCGCTGTATTTATAGCAGGCTGGCATAACCCAGCCACTTTGACATGTCAGTACAGGAGAAACATGGCTATAATTATTATGTCCTTTTTCCCTTTTAGATAGGCCAGAACTCTGGTGTTGTGCATAGTGGCTGAATGTTGTGGTCCCTGAGTTTTGGATCCtgggttttgagtttttgtcaAGTTAACATGCTTCTTTGCAACCTTGTTTGTATTAATTATTCTTTAATACCGCCATTGTGGCCTTGTATATTCGTTCATCTATCATATTTACTATTGGTCCTTGCCCTAGTTAGTGTTTAGTTTACTCCCTGTGTTTTTGAAATTTAGAGAGCTTGCCTGTTGTTTGTGGCACTTTAGCTTATTCCTTATTGAGTTTGAGTTCTTGTTAGTTTTGGTTTCTGTTGATGTGCAGGTGGTTTCTAGTTAATTCCCTTTTGTGTTTCTAGATGTCGCAGTCTCATCTGCTTTCCTCCTTTGTCTTTCCACGTTCCCTTAGCAGAGTCCTTCTGTTCTCGCTTTTGTCAATTGAACTTGTTTCCTGCtcagttttttcctgtttattgtgGTACCTGTTTTCTGTGATTGGTGTTGTGTTTACATCCCTTGTGCTTATGAGTCCTTTGCCTGACCTTTATTGATTATAGTTTTGTTAGTTCCAGTCTGTTCCTTCAGCCTTGCCTCCATGTTCCCTTTCTGTCTCAGTCAAGTTTGCATGTGTCAGTCTGTTACCCGTTACTTGTACTTTGCATCTAATTTGATTTCCTCTGTCCTGACCTCTCTCCTTGTTATCTTGTGTTTCCCTTAGCTCCTTGTTGCGTCCTCCCTCATACACAGTGCTGTGTTCTGCTCCAGTTCCTAGTCTAACTCATAATTCCAGtcctcagcattaaagctgtattTTCTGTTCACGTTCTGATGCCTAAATCCAGCGTTCTGGGTCCAAAACCTGCCTGTTTTCACTGCACTTTATGACAGGAATGGTTGTGACACATGGGACCAatacacctgtgtttacactgctatgatgtggaaaaaaaaaaacctacataaCACAGTAAGGTTTTACCTCTGCAGTTTTTACCTTTTGGATAAACGGTAAGAAGAGCAAactcatttgtatttttaaacccCAACAACATGCACAACTGACCAGCTCCACGCGGCCAAATCCTCCGACTCCAAGAGTGACAGGATCTCCTTGATAGCGACCCTCCTGATATAAGACTGGAACCAGATCCTTCAACCTCAGGCTTGAGCTAGGGCTGAGAAAGAGGggtggattttctttttatttgatttgtttttactAATAACTGCTTAAGGAGCTCatatgtgtgactgtgtgaccTCCACTCACCTCAATTTTTCTGGAGCCGTTGCCTCTTGCATCACTTTGGAGCTggaagagaaaataaattagATAGGATATGAGCAGGAAACTAACCGGGGCAGTCTATTTCACCTCCACATCACACTCTCAGTAAGGTGGAGGAAAATAATTGTGGTCATGTGATCAATACTGCTTTTTGCAGTACATACTCATCAAATAGTTCCAGGTGTTCTACAGGAATCGTCTCTTCAAATACCCTAAAACAAATAGGCCACTGTTAGTCAATGTGTGCAAGTGGGAAAATACAGCAGACAGCAAACACACTGTAAGGCGACAATGACCAAGAGCAACTGAAGGATTGTTCTCTCCAGGAGCAGCAGCTGTCTCTGCAGAGCCTGAGTGAACAGGAATATCACCTTCAGTTTTGGTTATAGTCTAAACTGAATGTTGGGTCAGACTCACTCTTTGTCAATGGAGAAGCAGGTAACAGGGCCATCAGCAGTGCAGGTAGCAGTCCTCAAAGCCTCGCTGCAAGACAAAAAGCATTGCacaatttcattttcaagtcTGTATGTTGTTAGGGCACATATAATCTTTgtggaaatgtatttattatagcTGCTGAAAGAGAGCCTCGAGGAGAAACTCAAAATGAATAACATATATTACTCAATACTAAtatgcagattaaaaaaacagttttaataaaaatgtgagGAAAGACATTAGTGCATTATgttgacaaaaagacaaaaattgcAAAGCTGCTACTTGTCCTGCAAATTAGAGGCAAACAGCACAAGCAGGatgatatttgatatttattaaaaaatccAGTATCCTCCTCGTATAATCAAAACAGTGTCTGTTATTCCACCGGAGGATCGCACACCCTGTTTCTGTATTCACGCACCTCTACTGACACCCACAGCAATAAATTTGCTTCACTGGCTCATTTGCATTTCAACAGAACTGTGCAATTTAGGAGAAATATTGTGTTTCTGCCGAATGGCACCGCAGAGTTCGCATTCAGAGGAAAATCTGCAGAATTTGCAAACAAAAACTGTCAGAGCAGCTGAGGAAGAAGCGAGGAGCAGAGCATGTTGAACGAGGCTCTCACAAATGTCCTCGGGCATGTGCTGTGTTTCCATGGTTACCGTATGAGGGCCTGTTCCCCGAAATGCTCCCCTTTTCCCATCCTGCGAATCTGCTTCTGATGACCATTCACGTTCTTAGTCACCAACACCT contains these protein-coding regions:
- the LOC115774689 gene encoding LOW QUALITY PROTEIN: cGMP-dependent protein kinase 2 (The sequence of the model RefSeq protein was modified relative to this genomic sequence to represent the inferred CDS: inserted 2 bases in 1 codon), producing the protein MPAAMEKQIEELKQQLEKQCLINKELQRQNKDLEQRLIEKEKLLQELQSQYHDLDFPSQTSNEIEPEVRKSRAAVIASEPIPENLEIKGARVKKTGSETSLIIKAIQKNDFLSRLDDEQIAMMVELLKVSNFKPGDEVIKEGSEGDSMYIVAAGELFVSQSGRNLRTLNSGDVFGELAILYNCKRTATVKAKTPVHLWYMERQTYRTIMTNKSKKKREQLMGFLKTAHTLKDLNDVQLSKIIDSMEEVKYQDKDIIVREGTEGNAFYIILKGEVLVTKNVNGHQKQIRRMGKGEHFGEQALIREALRTATCTADGPVTCFSIDKEVFEETIPVEHLELFDDSKVMQEATAPEKLSPSSSLRLKDLVPVLYQEGRYQGDPVTLGVGGFGRVELMTTXTHGKYYAVKRVSKKHIVAKRQEEHMLFEKKILKAVQCEFIVRLHAAFKDTRYIYMVMEFCGGGEIWTKLKEVGRFDEPVAVFCTACVVEAYTYLHKKNIMYRDLKPENLMLDVKGYVKLVDFGFAKELVRGEKTYSFVGTPEYMAPEIIKNQGHDFAVDFWSLGILIFELLVGSPPFSSSEPQKIYAKILDGVLKYPPYLSEAAKSIISKLCRPRPGQRLGNTKNGIKEVRHHRWFSSMNWHKLRVGQLEAPTARLIRKGPCYINFDRFPHDQTKAEEEFSGWDRDF